A part of Citrifermentans bremense genomic DNA contains:
- a CDS encoding cohesin domain-containing protein — protein sequence MHRPRPILTLMLVALALSGCTSGRTAFSKAEKLEREGNLDAALVKYAEVSAANPDVGEYRVKLLNITETAARAHFEKGEAFFAKKNYDEALREYQSAYAMDPTHVLAKTQADQVLKLRNAQTYLLEGLDFEKNRKPREAMIAFKHALEFEPENKEAKQGLDRILANKRQKLDGFELNLKSTKPITLKFRDAKLKEVFNILSQLSGINFVFDEAVKDTNITLHLENGSFQQAMELITGMQKLDKKILNESTIIVYPKTPDKVKQYEELFLQTFYLNKLDAKKAVNLVRTMLQVKKIYVNEEANALVIRDTPDVIEVARKILEANDVPDAEVLLEVEVFELSKQNAETFGLLLSRYATSMGVTGPGSTGTNPFLVDTLGAVTTTTTTGSTTTPVQPNNLLNVFNVRGYNGYLTVPNATFNFGKTLANGETLSNPKIRVKNREKAKFNVGTRVPITTTSSPSGGGVSVNVQYVDVGVKVNAEPTIQLNNEVAIKLGLEVSSILNEKTIGTDQATTVVTIGTRNLDTVLSLKDGETSIIGGLIQKTQTDSKSKVFLLGDIPVLGPLFSNTSDKKDKTELLLAITPRIVRGVTVPDNDVAAFWSGREDEPSAHQPYSSFVEPEFANLEPAAGGAAPAAAKPAPRVLPSLVPVQKPVPVPVPAPVPVPSAAPAAAPAPADVAPAPAPTDVAPAPVPTDDAPAPADVAPAPADVAPAPDGAAAAVPAPAPDAVPAEEEVPGPEPVPEPVPAPVPVPVPAPVPDPAAAPAAKQSIPLLTDSMIALSLPAKVKLNDQFSVQVNGSGMKEVYKAVFVVSYDPKLLEPVSQSEGNLLKQPGKPSTFQSFVDKKKGEIWMSGMREESNGMANGVLATVGFKAIGTGSAGVAINNTNFSKRTGDQIPVTAFKSVVEVK from the coding sequence ATGCATAGACCAAGACCGATCTTAACCCTGATGCTGGTGGCCCTGGCCCTTTCGGGCTGCACCTCCGGTCGCACCGCATTCAGCAAGGCAGAGAAGCTGGAGCGGGAAGGGAACCTTGACGCCGCGCTGGTGAAGTACGCCGAGGTATCCGCTGCCAACCCCGACGTCGGCGAGTACCGGGTAAAGCTATTGAACATCACCGAGACGGCTGCGCGCGCACACTTCGAAAAGGGCGAGGCGTTCTTCGCCAAGAAGAACTACGACGAAGCCCTCAGGGAATACCAGAGCGCCTACGCAATGGACCCGACCCACGTCCTGGCCAAGACCCAGGCGGACCAGGTGCTTAAGCTCAGAAACGCCCAGACCTACCTTTTGGAGGGTCTCGACTTCGAGAAGAACCGCAAGCCGCGCGAGGCGATGATAGCGTTCAAGCATGCCCTCGAGTTTGAGCCCGAGAACAAGGAAGCGAAGCAGGGGCTGGATCGCATCCTTGCCAACAAGCGCCAGAAGCTGGACGGCTTCGAACTGAACCTCAAGTCGACCAAGCCGATAACCCTCAAGTTCCGGGACGCAAAGCTCAAGGAGGTCTTCAACATCCTTTCCCAGCTCTCCGGCATCAACTTCGTTTTCGACGAGGCGGTGAAGGACACGAACATCACGCTGCACCTGGAGAACGGCTCCTTCCAGCAGGCGATGGAGCTGATCACCGGGATGCAGAAGCTGGACAAGAAGATCCTGAACGAGAGCACCATCATCGTCTACCCGAAGACCCCGGATAAGGTGAAGCAGTACGAAGAGCTCTTCCTGCAGACTTTCTACCTGAACAAGCTCGACGCGAAGAAGGCGGTCAACCTGGTGCGCACCATGCTCCAGGTGAAGAAGATCTACGTGAACGAGGAAGCCAACGCCCTGGTCATCCGCGACACCCCGGACGTGATCGAGGTGGCGCGCAAGATCCTGGAGGCGAACGACGTCCCCGACGCCGAGGTGCTCCTCGAGGTGGAGGTCTTCGAGCTCTCCAAGCAGAACGCCGAGACCTTCGGGTTGCTCCTCTCCAGGTACGCCACTTCAATGGGGGTGACCGGGCCCGGAAGCACCGGCACCAATCCGTTCCTGGTCGACACACTGGGCGCAGTCACCACCACAACTACCACCGGGTCGACGACTACGCCGGTACAGCCGAACAACCTTTTGAACGTCTTCAACGTCAGGGGGTATAACGGCTATCTCACGGTCCCCAACGCCACCTTCAACTTTGGCAAGACGCTCGCCAACGGCGAAACCCTTTCCAACCCGAAGATCAGGGTGAAGAACAGGGAGAAGGCGAAGTTCAACGTCGGCACCAGGGTCCCGATCACCACCACCTCCTCGCCCTCGGGCGGCGGCGTCAGCGTCAACGTGCAGTACGTCGACGTCGGGGTAAAGGTGAACGCCGAGCCGACCATCCAGTTGAACAACGAGGTCGCGATCAAGCTGGGGCTCGAGGTGAGCTCCATCCTCAACGAGAAGACCATCGGCACCGACCAGGCCACCACCGTGGTCACCATCGGCACCAGGAACCTCGACACCGTGCTGTCGCTCAAGGACGGCGAGACCAGCATCATCGGCGGGCTGATCCAGAAGACCCAGACCGACAGCAAGAGCAAGGTATTCCTCTTGGGGGACATCCCGGTCCTCGGGCCGCTGTTCAGCAACACCAGCGACAAGAAGGACAAGACCGAGCTGCTGCTTGCCATCACCCCGAGGATCGTGCGCGGCGTGACCGTTCCCGACAACGACGTCGCAGCCTTCTGGTCCGGGCGCGAGGACGAACCTTCGGCGCACCAGCCTTACTCCTCCTTCGTGGAACCTGAGTTCGCCAACCTGGAGCCGGCAGCCGGGGGGGCGGCCCCTGCTGCCGCGAAACCGGCCCCGAGGGTGCTCCCTAGCCTGGTGCCGGTACAAAAGCCGGTGCCTGTTCCTGTTCCCGCTCCTGTTCCCGTACCGTCTGCCGCACCGGCTGCTGCACCTGCTCCGGCCGATGTCGCTCCTGCCCCGGCTCCGACCGATGTCGCTCCTGCCCCGGTTCCGACCGATGACGCTCCGGCTCCGGCCGATGTCGCTCCTGCTCCGGCCGATGTCGCTCCTGCTCCCGATGGCGCTGCCGCGGCAGTACCGGCACCTGCACCGGACGCCGTTCCGGCCGAGGAGGAGGTACCGGGCCCAGAACCGGTCCCCGAACCGGTTCCCGCGCCTGTGCCTGTACCTGTGCCGGCCCCGGTTCCAGACCCCGCTGCCGCACCCGCAGCGAAGCAATCGATCCCGCTTCTCACCGACTCCATGATCGCGCTGAGCCTCCCCGCCAAGGTGAAGCTGAACGACCAGTTCAGCGTCCAGGTGAACGGCTCCGGCATGAAGGAGGTGTACAAAGCCGTATTCGTTGTCTCCTACGACCCGAAGCTGTTGGAGCCCGTCTCGCAGTCGGAGGGAAACCTCTTGAAGCAGCCGGGCAAGCCCTCTACCTTCCAGTCCTTCGTGGACAAGAAAAAGGGCGAGATCTGGATGTCTGGGATGCGCGAGGAGTCTAACGGCATGGCCAACGGCGTCCTGGCGACCGTCGGCTTCAAGGCGATAGGGACGGGATCGGCCGGCGTCGCCATCAACAACACCAACTTCAGCAAGAGGACCGGTGACCAGATTCCGGTCACCGCCTTCAAGTCCGTGGTGGAGGTAAAGTAG
- a CDS encoding type II secretion system protein, translating into MWKILEDKRGLSLIELVVTMSILIILSSLILPSAQMASKRSKEIELRRNLREIRAAIDEYKKTYDRGVDEKKIIASLNKPEGYPETLKVLVEGDDVKGYLGYKKKFLRRIPADPFYTPQGDEDGWGLRSHNDEPDSTTWGGEDVFDVYSLSDGTAIDGTKYKDW; encoded by the coding sequence ATGTGGAAAATCCTTGAAGACAAGCGCGGGTTGAGCCTGATCGAGCTGGTGGTGACGATGTCCATACTCATCATCCTCTCCTCGCTGATACTTCCTTCCGCCCAGATGGCCTCGAAGCGGAGCAAGGAGATCGAGCTCAGGCGGAACCTGCGCGAGATCAGGGCCGCCATCGACGAGTACAAGAAGACCTACGACCGTGGCGTCGATGAGAAGAAGATCATCGCCTCGCTCAATAAGCCGGAGGGGTACCCCGAGACTCTCAAGGTGCTGGTGGAAGGGGACGACGTCAAGGGGTACCTGGGGTACAAGAAGAAGTTCTTGCGCAGGATCCCGGCGGACCCGTTTTACACGCCTCAGGGGGACGAAGACGGGTGGGGGCTGCGCTCCCACAACGACGAGCCCGACAGCACCACCTGGGGTGGGGAGGACGTCTTCGACGTCTATTCCTTGAGCGACGGGACGGCGATCGACGGCACGAAATACAAGGACTGGTGA
- the pilO gene encoding type 4a pilus biogenesis protein PilO codes for MNFQILRDIVAARGKSLAFLAFLLLLATAVQLYLSLWQRPALEKAQVEWFARRDAIARGEAVGDASRYHNGMRDLAEFQKRLVPKERFPALMSQIYDSAKKNSLSLKGVSYKPGKLKDQKQIATYGVSFTVSGHYGSVKSFIADLLRYNELITVDSIALGSQSQTEEMVNLRVQTTVYMKTEGA; via the coding sequence ATGAATTTCCAGATCTTACGCGACATCGTGGCCGCCAGGGGCAAATCGCTGGCTTTCCTCGCCTTCCTGCTCCTGCTCGCCACAGCGGTGCAGCTCTACCTTTCCTTGTGGCAGCGCCCCGCGCTGGAGAAGGCGCAGGTCGAGTGGTTCGCCAGGAGGGACGCGATCGCCAGGGGGGAGGCCGTGGGTGACGCCTCGCGCTACCACAACGGCATGCGCGACCTGGCGGAGTTCCAAAAACGCCTGGTGCCCAAGGAGCGCTTCCCGGCGCTGATGAGCCAGATCTACGACAGCGCCAAGAAGAACTCGCTTTCGCTTAAAGGGGTAAGCTACAAGCCCGGCAAGTTGAAGGACCAGAAGCAGATCGCGACCTACGGCGTTTCCTTTACCGTTTCCGGGCACTATGGCTCGGTGAAGAGCTTCATCGCGGATCTTTTGCGCTACAACGAACTGATCACGGTCGACTCGATCGCGCTGGGGAGCCAGAGCCAGACCGAGGAGATGGTGAACCTCAGGGTCCAGACCACGGTGTATATGAAGACGGAGGGGGCATGA
- a CDS encoding type II secretion system protein PulP, with protein sequence MNRQKLVLSLLLLVLAGSVGYSFLRSPRQQEVAALKNRPGMVASVSRNKKAPVQPAAVDNKSVHLAQLDQAQPGFTGFKRNIFSPIFKEEAPPALKLPPPPPPVKLPPLPPPMPQAQPAPPPPPPPTQAQVDESEMAKFVFLGYLKKNGEKTVFLSRNNEIILAKKGTKLGSRFQVTDLTDDALTIKSLTTDQQMVIPLVENRSLARRTK encoded by the coding sequence ATGAACCGCCAGAAGCTAGTGCTTTCCCTGTTGCTGCTGGTCCTCGCTGGCTCCGTCGGCTATTCGTTTCTGCGCTCGCCGCGGCAGCAGGAGGTGGCCGCGCTGAAGAACCGCCCGGGGATGGTGGCTTCGGTATCCAGGAACAAGAAGGCGCCGGTCCAACCGGCCGCGGTCGACAACAAGAGCGTGCATCTCGCGCAACTGGACCAGGCGCAGCCCGGGTTCACCGGCTTTAAGCGCAACATCTTTTCCCCCATCTTCAAGGAAGAGGCGCCCCCTGCGCTCAAACTGCCGCCGCCTCCCCCGCCGGTCAAGCTGCCTCCTCTTCCGCCTCCGATGCCGCAGGCACAGCCTGCGCCGCCGCCACCGCCGCCTCCGACCCAGGCACAGGTGGACGAGTCCGAGATGGCGAAGTTCGTTTTCCTTGGCTACTTGAAGAAAAACGGGGAGAAGACTGTGTTCCTCTCCAGGAACAACGAGATCATCCTGGCCAAGAAGGGCACCAAGCTCGGGTCGAGGTTCCAGGTGACCGACCTGACCGACGATGCACTGACCATCAAGTCCCTGACCACCGACCAGCAGATGGTGATACCCCTGGTCGAGAACAGGTCGCTCGCGCGCCGCACCAAGTAA
- a CDS encoding PilN domain-containing protein yields the protein MKLTINLATRRYLNLRLLNAWLIGGGLLLATLLVYQVREIAGNQVEFNKIKRESAALNSGRPGAAPVSPEQLKSVESGIAFANELIDKKTLNWLALLDKLEGVVPPGVALTQVEPALKEQSLKFAGVAYNFSNLRTLLENMEQSPNFSEVYLLGQNEVKVGKSQQGIGFTISCKVGYR from the coding sequence ATGAAACTGACCATAAACCTGGCAACCCGGCGCTACCTCAACCTGCGCCTTTTGAACGCCTGGCTCATCGGGGGAGGGCTACTGCTGGCAACGCTCTTGGTGTACCAGGTGCGCGAGATAGCCGGCAATCAGGTCGAGTTCAACAAGATCAAGCGCGAAAGCGCGGCTCTCAACAGCGGACGTCCGGGTGCTGCGCCGGTTAGCCCGGAGCAGCTTAAGTCCGTGGAGAGCGGGATCGCCTTCGCCAACGAGCTGATCGACAAAAAGACCCTCAACTGGCTCGCACTTTTGGACAAGCTGGAAGGGGTGGTCCCCCCTGGGGTCGCGCTGACCCAGGTGGAACCGGCTTTGAAAGAGCAGTCACTCAAGTTCGCGGGGGTCGCCTACAATTTCTCCAACCTGCGCACGCTGCTGGAGAACATGGAACAGTCTCCCAACTTCTCGGAGGTGTACCTCTTGGGCCAAAACGAGGTCAAGGTGGGCAAAAGCCAGCAGGGTATAGGCTTCACCATCTCCTGCAAGGTCGGTTACCGATGA